One Sulfuricurvum sp. DNA window includes the following coding sequences:
- a CDS encoding helix-turn-helix transcriptional regulator, giving the protein MLSFLPKEPHHIIEELRTKFKDRRRTLGYTQKELSLRSGVSLGSLKRFEHSGDISLDSLLKLAFILECLGDFEGVCTPKEKVYGSLEEVLG; this is encoded by the coding sequence ATGTTATCCTTTTTACCAAAAGAACCTCACCATATTATCGAAGAACTCAGAACCAAATTTAAAGATCGACGACGCACCTTAGGCTACACCCAAAAAGAACTCTCACTCCGTTCAGGGGTGAGCTTAGGCTCACTCAAACGGTTCGAACACAGCGGAGATATTTCCCTAGATTCACTTCTCAAACTGGCATTTATTTTGGAATGTTTGGGGGATTTTGAGGGGGTTTGTACACCAAAAGAGAAGGTTTATGGGAGCTTGGAAGAGGTATTAGGATGA